The proteins below come from a single Flavobacterium lindanitolerans genomic window:
- a CDS encoding BamA/TamA family outer membrane protein, which translates to MKTSLKYTLFFTLLFLYGCSNLKYLEEGEALYVGGKVKVEDSLLSRKERKNLEKELEPLLRPLPNKKFLGLRPKLYFYNIAGEPKKDKGFRYWLRNKVGEPPVLFSQVDLEYNESILQNYAENKGYFKVRTESDSTRTSRNRKVTAEYTVRPGKQYKIKSVTFPSDSSELSKNIARLQRRSRLKVGDAYSLDNIKDERERIDTRLKEKGYYYFSPDFILVQVDSTVGKQEVDLIVKVKNETPERSKKIYKINETYIYPNYSLTADSISEDKSYAEKYKDLTIIDTTKTFNPRIYDRTLYFKKGDVYNRTDHNLSLNRLVNLGTFKFVKNEFRVSDSIDDALDAYYYLTPLPKKSIRVEVLGKTNSANYTGTELNVNWLNRNTFKGAELLTITAFGGMEVQVSGQNKGYNVFRFGGETSLIWPRFIAPFKFESGSGFVPKTRALIGYEHQERQRLYTLNTFKGSFGYLWKENARKEHQLNLTEVTYVSSGNVSAEYQAQIDGTEETPGNPSLARVIEKQLIFGPTYSYTYTNTMRRRRTNTFYYKGSIDLSATATGLIMGGNSDNPKQILGVPFSQFVKLENEFRHYLKLGSDSQLASRIIVGVGIPYGNSRELPFIKQFFIGGTNSIRAFRARSIGPGTYNPNVEESSFLPDQSGDLKLELNTEYRAKLFSIVHGALFVDAGNIWLMNDNENKAGARFSSKFIDELAVGAGAGLRFDLSFLVLRLDLAFPLRKPYLPEGDRWVIDKVRFGDPDWRKENLVFNLAIGYPF; encoded by the coding sequence ATGAAAACTAGCCTGAAATATACGCTCTTTTTTACCTTACTTTTCTTGTATGGCTGTAGCAATCTGAAATATCTTGAAGAAGGCGAAGCACTCTATGTAGGCGGTAAGGTAAAAGTAGAAGACTCACTCCTATCCCGAAAAGAAAGAAAAAATCTGGAAAAAGAACTGGAGCCACTGTTACGCCCGTTGCCTAATAAAAAATTCTTAGGGCTCCGCCCTAAACTTTATTTCTATAACATTGCCGGCGAGCCTAAAAAAGACAAAGGTTTTAGGTATTGGCTCCGCAATAAGGTAGGAGAACCGCCTGTGCTTTTCAGTCAGGTCGATTTGGAATACAACGAAAGCATACTTCAAAATTATGCCGAAAACAAAGGCTATTTTAAAGTAAGAACAGAATCCGATTCAACCAGAACAAGCCGTAACAGAAAAGTCACGGCAGAATATACCGTACGCCCTGGCAAGCAGTACAAAATCAAAAGCGTTACGTTTCCTTCCGATTCTTCAGAACTATCAAAAAATATTGCCCGATTACAGCGTCGAAGCAGGTTAAAAGTAGGCGATGCTTATAGTCTTGACAATATTAAAGATGAAAGAGAACGCATCGATACCCGCCTAAAAGAAAAAGGCTACTATTATTTCAGTCCTGATTTTATTTTGGTACAGGTCGATAGTACGGTAGGAAAACAGGAAGTAGATTTAATTGTTAAGGTAAAAAATGAAACGCCGGAACGTTCCAAAAAAATTTACAAGATTAATGAAACCTATATTTATCCGAATTATTCCCTGACAGCAGACAGTATTTCTGAAGATAAGTCGTATGCTGAAAAATATAAGGACCTTACCATTATTGACACGACAAAAACATTTAATCCGCGTATTTATGACAGGACTTTATATTTCAAAAAAGGCGATGTCTACAACAGAACAGACCATAACCTTTCGCTCAATCGTCTGGTCAATCTGGGAACCTTCAAGTTTGTAAAAAATGAATTCCGTGTTTCAGATTCTATTGATGATGCACTGGATGCCTATTATTATCTCACGCCACTTCCTAAAAAATCCATCCGTGTAGAAGTATTGGGTAAGACAAACTCTGCCAACTACACCGGAACAGAGCTAAACGTCAACTGGCTCAACAGAAATACTTTCAAAGGAGCCGAACTACTCACGATTACTGCTTTTGGCGGTATGGAAGTACAGGTTTCCGGCCAGAATAAAGGCTATAATGTTTTCCGTTTTGGAGGTGAAACCAGCCTGATATGGCCGCGTTTTATTGCGCCTTTCAAATTTGAATCCGGTAGCGGATTTGTACCCAAAACCAGGGCATTAATAGGCTATGAACATCAGGAACGCCAACGTCTTTATACTCTAAATACTTTTAAAGGTTCTTTTGGTTATTTATGGAAAGAAAATGCCCGAAAGGAACACCAGCTGAATCTTACTGAAGTTACCTATGTAAGTTCCGGTAATGTTTCAGCAGAATACCAGGCACAAATTGACGGAACAGAGGAAACGCCCGGAAATCCTTCCTTAGCGCGCGTTATTGAAAAGCAGCTGATTTTTGGTCCTACTTATTCCTATACCTATACCAATACGATGCGAAGAAGACGCACAAATACTTTCTATTACAAAGGCAGCATAGACCTTTCAGCTACGGCAACGGGATTAATTATGGGAGGCAATTCAGACAATCCGAAACAGATTTTGGGTGTTCCGTTCAGCCAGTTTGTAAAATTGGAAAATGAATTCCGCCATTACCTAAAACTTGGAAGCGATTCACAACTGGCCAGCAGAATTATTGTGGGTGTAGGAATACCTTACGGAAACTCAAGAGAACTTCCTTTTATCAAGCAATTTTTCATAGGCGGAACTAACAGTATCAGGGCATTCAGGGCCCGCTCTATTGGTCCCGGAACTTATAACCCGAATGTAGAAGAAAGTTCCTTCCTGCCCGACCAATCCGGAGATTTGAAACTGGAACTGAACACAGAATACCGCGCCAAATTATTTAGCATTGTTCATGGTGCCTTATTTGTAGATGCCGGAAATATCTGGCTGATGAATGATAATGAAAACAAAGCAGGTGCCCGTTTTTCGAGTAAATTTATAGATGAGCTTGCTGTTGGTGCAGGTGCCGGTCTGCGATTTGACCTTTCATTTTTGGTCTTACGTTTGGATTTGGCTTTTCCTCTCCGCAAGCCTTATCTTCCTGAAGGCGATCGTTGGGTAATTGATAAAGTAAGATTTGGTGACCCGGATTGGAGAAAAGAAAATCTGGTTTTTAACCTGGCGATTGGCTATCCATTCTAA
- a CDS encoding translocation/assembly module TamB, with protein sequence MNKYVKKGLKIIGWTLGGILGLLLLIIILIQIPYFQNLIKDKAVSYLEEKIKTPVEIKRIEIGFPKKVIVEGIYFESREGDTLLAGEKLKVDISLFKLLRNKVEINSIDLQGITTTIKRDKDSVFNFDYIIKAFASEEPKKEDSEPMQFSIKKINLDKIRVRFDDQISKNDLTAYLQHFDTKITKFDLEKMDFEVPKINLDGFKLVLKQGEIVEEVAQNTVEVADEAVRSPELNLKLGEINLANINIGFDNAGTRLNTGVNLKKLLVEFNAIDLKKQYIDLKNFEIDGIKGGLTFGKLDKKIAVKTPDSLKATAPNWKVKLETTSLKNIAFRFDDENAVRAKKGIDYKHLNLDNVELQGEKLYYSADTISGNIQSFSMNDHSGVAIESFRTDFFYGTKRATLKKLYLKTPQTEIKDEINITYDNIATIADNLGNLGIKASLKDSRVGFKDILLFVPTLENTNPFKTNPNAVMYINSEVYGKVSDITIPNLEISGIGTTVVAASGRITGLPDVEKTYFDLKIRELKTSSKDINTFVPEGTIPSNIQLPAQLSLNGFFKGSVSNFNTDMALASSFGKAKIKATFDQRRKNHEKYNADATIDNFDIGKLLKNDSLGKISLRAKVNGTGLNPKTANATVDGRLVKAEFNRYVYRDLKLKGAIQNGQFNVKAGMDDANLTFVLDAEGNFKDKYPAVKLKLNTDIADLEKLNLHAGPLKIRGNVYADITSSDPAFLNGRIDIHNVLVADAKETYALDSIKIAAISTAESDTITLKSQFIDASLTGKFQIDQAPTALTNSIAKYYDTNPKGKKLATKPQQFDLKVGIKDDPILLKLVPELTSISPIQITGRYNSEGDSITVNGKIPKIIYGANTITNGELDIETADSALVYSLVIDDIKNSQINLPYTSLSGEVKNNKINYTLLVRDKKDEDHYLIAGNLMSAEGYTQISLEPDGLVLNYEPWDIERDNIIRFEDKGIYADNFELSNDGSSIKLQSQSEKPNAPVDVTFNDFKIETITSAIQKDTLLAGGKIDGNVLLKNLTGNATFTADLNIEDFSFKKDTIGNISIKVDNETANTLDAHVAITGDGNQVNLDGIYKTDNSTFDMTLDIEKLNMKAIQGFTMGNLTESTGFLTGDFKITGSTKQPSVIGELQFNEVGFKVKQLASKFKSINDKISFTNTGIGFNNFSISDAEDNLLTVNGRILTTNYSDFGFDLKIKADNFKALNSKEKDNDLYYGVLVLDTNLSVKGDLNKPVVDGTLKINKDTDLTIVLPQSDPSLADREGIVEFIDQDEVQIDKRFTAPTEALTQTQFKGMDVSVNIEIVKEAELTMIIDKGNGDYLNLKGEAQLTGGIDESGKTTLTGRYEFNEGAYQMNYNLIKRKFDIKEGSYILWTGEPTSADVNITAVYEIETAPIDLLDNQLGNAAPAVRNTYKQKIPFQTLLKMNGELLKPEITFDIVLPDGNYGVATEIISASKTKLAQLRQEPGELNKQVFALLLLGRFIGENPFASDAGGTSAGAIARQSVSKILSQQLNNLASDLIQGVELDFDLQSREDYTTGSREDRTDLNVGLSKRLLNDRLKVTVGSSFGIEGPQQANEETTNIAGDVSADYQLTKDGRYMVRAYRKNQYQVALQGQVVETGVAFIITMDYNKFRELFHRTEEEKRMIKETRKREKELREKQKEKERLAKEKEENETDNEN encoded by the coding sequence TTGAATAAGTACGTCAAAAAAGGACTCAAAATTATTGGTTGGACCCTGGGAGGAATTCTCGGTCTACTTCTACTAATTATAATTTTAATACAAATTCCTTATTTCCAAAACCTTATTAAAGACAAAGCCGTTTCCTATCTTGAAGAAAAAATTAAGACGCCGGTTGAAATTAAACGAATCGAGATTGGGTTTCCTAAAAAAGTAATTGTCGAAGGTATTTATTTTGAAAGCCGGGAAGGCGATACGCTTTTGGCTGGCGAAAAGCTGAAAGTAGACATCAGCCTGTTTAAATTATTGCGAAACAAGGTAGAAATCAATTCTATTGACCTGCAAGGAATCACAACAACTATAAAAAGAGACAAAGATTCCGTATTCAATTTCGACTATATCATCAAAGCCTTTGCTTCCGAAGAACCCAAAAAAGAAGATTCGGAACCGATGCAGTTTTCTATAAAAAAAATAAACCTTGATAAAATCAGGGTTCGCTTTGACGATCAGATTTCAAAAAACGACCTGACCGCCTACCTGCAGCATTTTGATACGAAAATCACAAAATTCGACCTTGAAAAAATGGATTTTGAAGTGCCGAAAATCAATCTGGATGGCTTTAAATTAGTGTTGAAACAAGGCGAAATTGTAGAAGAAGTTGCACAAAATACAGTTGAGGTTGCGGATGAAGCCGTGCGAAGTCCCGAACTCAATCTGAAGCTGGGAGAAATCAACCTTGCCAACATCAATATTGGCTTTGATAATGCAGGAACCCGCCTGAATACAGGCGTAAATCTGAAAAAATTACTTGTTGAATTTAATGCGATAGACCTCAAAAAGCAATACATTGACCTTAAAAATTTCGAAATTGATGGTATAAAAGGCGGGCTCACATTTGGCAAACTCGACAAAAAAATTGCGGTCAAGACACCCGATTCTTTAAAAGCAACCGCACCAAACTGGAAAGTAAAATTAGAGACGACCTCTCTAAAAAATATTGCGTTCCGTTTTGACGATGAAAATGCAGTAAGGGCTAAAAAGGGAATTGATTACAAGCACCTCAATCTTGACAATGTAGAGCTTCAGGGTGAAAAACTCTATTACAGCGCCGATACTATTTCAGGAAATATACAGTCATTTAGCATGAATGACCACAGTGGTGTGGCTATCGAATCCTTTCGAACCGATTTTTTCTATGGTACAAAAAGAGCCACGCTTAAAAAATTATACCTGAAAACGCCTCAGACTGAAATCAAAGACGAAATCAACATTACCTATGACAACATTGCTACCATTGCAGACAATTTAGGCAACCTCGGAATCAAGGCCTCACTTAAAGACAGCCGTGTTGGTTTTAAAGACATATTGCTGTTTGTACCTACTCTTGAAAATACAAACCCATTTAAAACCAATCCGAATGCGGTAATGTATATTAATAGTGAAGTCTACGGAAAAGTTAGCGACATCACCATTCCTAACCTTGAAATCAGCGGTATTGGAACAACAGTCGTCGCAGCCAGTGGCAGAATTACAGGACTTCCTGATGTAGAAAAAACCTACTTCGATTTAAAAATCCGCGAACTCAAAACCTCTTCAAAAGACATCAATACCTTTGTTCCGGAAGGCACAATTCCCTCCAATATCCAACTTCCGGCACAACTGTCATTGAACGGTTTTTTCAAAGGCTCTGTCTCTAATTTTAATACAGACATGGCCCTGGCAAGCAGTTTCGGAAAAGCCAAAATAAAAGCCACATTCGACCAGAGAAGAAAAAACCATGAAAAATACAATGCCGATGCCACAATCGACAATTTTGATATTGGCAAGCTGCTCAAAAACGACTCGCTCGGAAAAATAAGCCTTAGGGCTAAAGTCAACGGAACAGGACTGAATCCTAAAACAGCAAATGCAACTGTTGACGGCAGGCTGGTAAAAGCAGAATTTAATAGATATGTTTATCGTGACCTGAAACTAAAAGGTGCCATACAAAACGGACAATTTAACGTCAAGGCCGGAATGGATGATGCCAACCTGACATTCGTTTTGGATGCGGAAGGAAACTTTAAGGACAAATATCCGGCTGTTAAACTAAAACTCAATACTGATATTGCCGATTTGGAAAAACTCAACCTGCATGCCGGTCCTCTAAAAATTCGTGGTAATGTATATGCAGATATCACCAGCTCTGACCCTGCTTTTCTAAACGGAAGAATCGACATTCATAATGTGCTGGTTGCAGATGCGAAAGAAACCTATGCCCTGGATTCTATAAAAATAGCGGCCATATCTACTGCAGAAAGTGATACCATCACGTTAAAATCGCAATTTATTGATGCTTCACTTACCGGAAAATTCCAAATTGACCAGGCTCCAACGGCATTAACCAATTCAATTGCCAAATATTACGATACCAACCCAAAAGGAAAAAAACTGGCAACCAAACCACAACAATTTGACCTTAAAGTAGGAATCAAAGATGACCCTATTCTGCTAAAGCTTGTACCGGAACTCACCAGTATTTCTCCTATTCAAATCACCGGAAGATACAATAGCGAAGGCGACAGCATTACTGTAAACGGAAAAATTCCAAAAATTATATACGGTGCGAATACTATCACAAATGGTGAATTGGATATCGAAACCGCAGATAGTGCATTAGTATACAGCCTGGTTATAGACGACATCAAAAACTCACAGATTAATCTGCCTTATACCAGCCTTTCCGGTGAAGTAAAAAACAACAAGATCAACTATACGCTACTTGTGAGAGATAAAAAAGATGAAGACCACTATCTGATAGCCGGAAACCTGATGTCTGCCGAAGGTTATACGCAAATTTCCCTGGAACCTGATGGTCTGGTATTAAACTATGAGCCTTGGGATATTGAAAGAGACAACATTATACGGTTTGAAGACAAGGGTATCTATGCGGATAATTTCGAATTAAGCAATGATGGAAGCTCCATAAAACTCCAATCCCAATCCGAAAAGCCAAATGCACCGGTAGACGTGACTTTCAACGATTTCAAAATTGAAACCATTACCAGTGCTATCCAAAAAGACACGCTTCTGGCAGGTGGAAAAATTGATGGAAACGTATTGCTTAAAAACCTGACCGGAAATGCCACTTTCACTGCCGACCTGAATATTGAAGATTTCAGTTTCAAAAAAGACACTATAGGAAACATCAGCATTAAGGTAGATAATGAAACAGCCAATACACTCGATGCCCATGTCGCTATTACCGGAGATGGCAATCAGGTAAACCTTGATGGAATTTACAAAACAGACAACAGTACTTTCGATATGACACTGGATATCGAAAAACTCAACATGAAAGCCATCCAGGGATTTACAATGGGCAATCTTACAGAAAGTACCGGATTCCTGACAGGAGATTTTAAAATCACCGGAAGCACAAAACAACCAAGTGTTATTGGGGAATTGCAGTTTAATGAAGTTGGATTCAAAGTAAAACAGCTTGCTTCCAAATTCAAATCCATAAACGATAAGATTTCGTTTACCAATACCGGAATTGGCTTCAATAATTTTTCAATATCTGATGCCGAAGACAATCTTTTGACGGTTAACGGACGCATACTTACAACCAATTACAGTGATTTCGGTTTTGACCTAAAAATCAAGGCAGACAATTTCAAGGCACTCAACTCCAAAGAAAAAGACAATGACCTTTATTATGGCGTTTTGGTACTCGATACAAATCTTAGCGTAAAAGGAGACCTGAACAAACCCGTAGTTGACGGTACACTCAAAATAAACAAAGACACGGACCTTACAATCGTACTGCCCCAATCCGACCCGTCTTTGGCCGATCGTGAGGGAATTGTAGAATTTATCGACCAGGATGAAGTACAAATTGACAAGCGTTTTACAGCTCCTACCGAGGCACTGACACAAACCCAATTTAAAGGTATGGACGTTTCCGTAAACATCGAAATCGTAAAAGAAGCTGAGCTGACAATGATTATCGACAAAGGAAACGGAGACTACTTAAACCTGAAAGGCGAAGCCCAGCTCACCGGCGGTATCGATGAATCCGGAAAAACAACACTCACCGGAAGATACGAATTCAACGAAGGTGCTTATCAAATGAACTATAACCTCATTAAAAGAAAATTCGATATCAAGGAAGGCAGTTATATACTTTGGACGGGAGAACCTACTTCGGCAGATGTCAACATTACTGCCGTTTATGAAATAGAAACCGCTCCTATTGATTTGCTGGACAATCAGCTGGGCAATGCCGCACCAGCCGTTCGGAACACCTACAAACAAAAAATTCCGTTCCAGACGTTATTGAAAATGAATGGAGAATTACTGAAACCGGAAATTACTTTTGATATTGTACTTCCGGATGGAAATTATGGCGTAGCTACTGAAATCATTTCTGCGTCAAAAACAAAACTGGCACAGCTTCGCCAGGAGCCGGGCGAACTTAACAAACAGGTCTTTGCACTCTTGCTGTTAGGCCGTTTTATTGGTGAAAATCCTTTTGCCAGTGATGCGGGAGGAACAAGCGCTGGAGCAATTGCCAGACAAAGTGTGAGCAAAATCCTGTCACAGCAACTGAATAATCTCGCCAGCGACCTGATTCAGGGCGTAGAACTTGACTTTGACCTGCAATCCAGAGAAGACTATACTACAGGTTCAAGAGAAGACAGAACCGACCTTAATGTAGGCCTGTCAAAACGATTGCTGAATGACCGGCTAAAAGTAACCGTAGGAAGCAGCTTTGGCATTGAAGGTCCTCAACAGGCCAATGAAGAAACTACAAACATTGCAGGAGACGTTTCTGCCGATTACCAATTGACCAAAGATGGACGCTATATGGTTCGTGCCTACAGAAAAAATCAATACCAGGTTGCCTTACAGGGACAAGTTGTTGAAACCGGAGTAGCTTTTATCATTACAATGGACTACAATAAATTCCGGGAACTTTTTCACAGAACCGAAGAAGAAAAAAGAATGATCAAAGAAACCCGAAAACGAGAAAAAGAACTGCGGGAAAAACAAAAAGAAAAAGAAAGATTAGCCAAAGAAAAAGAAGAAAATGAAACAGACAATGAAAACTAG
- the ligD gene encoding DNA ligase D yields the protein MGLEKYNKKRDFSKTREPKGIKKTSKGKLSFVIQKHAASRLHYDFRLEIDGVLVSWAVPKGPSANPSDKRLAVQTEDHPMDYFDFEGTIPKGEYGGGTVMVWDYGTYRPENPEKIISQDNKIMKKQLAEGAIKIIIEGKKLSGAWHLVEMKGKDNLWLLMKSKDEFSGANVKFDENSAISGLDFKGIEKNGAVYSSEKGKKLSKTEIEKEEKKDPEKKKPRQTLIRNEADFSAEDLVDAEKIKSFPKDWRPQLATLAEEPFDNENWLFENKFDGYRALAQIQKNKVNLISRNGISFNTKYEAVAKTLENIKDDVILDGEVVVEDTKGKSHFQWLQHFDENPEKGKLKFYVFDLLYFNGYDLRQLELQLRKKILKAILPKSDTIVFSSHTVGRGKETFEAIQKLGGEGIIAKKITSKYHQNQRTKDWLKNKTIKQQEMVIGGFTEPQGSRNGLGALLCGYFDGNEFIYSGKVGTGFDDATLKKLRSKLDKMKRKTSPFKTAPKFPATHWVTPELVAQLKFTEWTDSGSMRHPVFLGLREDKKAHEVSREKETPTKEAVKELQSKAAKTDKPEKTKTMDIPESKTEFSNLDKIFWPKEKYTKGDVIAYYDTVAEYILPYLKDRPESLRRTPNGITKDGFFQKNVEGQVPDWIKTRKLKSKSTDETITYLLCQDKDTLLFLANWGCIEINPWSSRVGTLNNPDYIIFDLDPNEAGMEKIIKTALTLKEILDSLQVPAYLKTSGGKGLHVFIPILPKYTYNQTRTFSHIVSQMVLKKLPDIVSLERSPSKRKGKVYLDYLQNGKGKTMAGIYSLRPRENATVSTPLEWEEIDSKLDFSNFNIKTVPVRLKEKGDLWKNFFKESIDLKSILDKI from the coding sequence ATGGGACTTGAAAAATATAATAAGAAACGAGACTTTTCCAAAACCCGGGAACCTAAAGGAATTAAAAAAACTTCCAAAGGCAAATTGTCGTTCGTCATTCAAAAACACGCTGCCTCTCGCCTGCACTATGATTTCCGATTAGAAATTGATGGCGTTCTGGTTAGCTGGGCCGTGCCAAAAGGTCCTTCTGCCAATCCATCAGACAAACGTCTGGCAGTTCAAACCGAAGACCATCCCATGGATTATTTTGACTTTGAAGGAACTATTCCAAAAGGAGAATATGGCGGTGGCACCGTAATGGTATGGGATTATGGAACCTATCGTCCGGAAAATCCCGAAAAGATTATTAGTCAGGATAATAAAATAATGAAGAAACAACTGGCAGAAGGTGCTATCAAAATCATAATTGAAGGTAAAAAATTATCCGGCGCCTGGCATTTGGTCGAAATGAAAGGCAAAGATAACCTCTGGCTATTAATGAAATCAAAAGACGAATTTTCAGGAGCCAATGTGAAGTTCGACGAAAACTCAGCCATTTCAGGATTGGATTTTAAAGGAATAGAAAAAAACGGAGCCGTATACAGTTCTGAAAAAGGCAAAAAACTTTCAAAAACCGAAATAGAAAAAGAAGAAAAAAAAGACCCGGAAAAGAAAAAGCCCAGGCAAACCTTAATCCGAAATGAAGCCGACTTTTCTGCCGAAGACCTCGTCGATGCAGAAAAAATAAAATCTTTCCCAAAAGATTGGCGACCACAACTTGCCACGCTTGCCGAAGAACCTTTTGATAATGAAAACTGGCTTTTCGAAAATAAGTTTGACGGCTATCGTGCTTTGGCACAGATCCAAAAAAACAAGGTCAATCTCATTTCCAGAAACGGTATTTCTTTTAATACAAAATACGAAGCCGTTGCCAAAACCTTAGAGAACATAAAGGACGATGTAATATTAGATGGTGAAGTCGTTGTAGAAGACACCAAGGGAAAAAGTCATTTCCAATGGTTGCAGCATTTTGACGAAAATCCTGAAAAAGGCAAATTGAAATTTTATGTCTTTGACCTACTTTACTTCAACGGCTATGATTTGAGACAACTTGAACTCCAACTGCGAAAAAAAATCCTAAAAGCCATCCTGCCGAAATCAGACACTATTGTATTTTCATCCCACACCGTAGGTCGGGGAAAGGAAACCTTTGAAGCCATACAAAAATTAGGAGGAGAAGGAATCATTGCCAAAAAAATTACTTCAAAATACCATCAGAACCAACGAACCAAAGACTGGCTCAAAAACAAAACCATCAAACAACAGGAAATGGTAATTGGCGGTTTTACAGAACCTCAGGGAAGCCGAAACGGATTGGGTGCACTACTCTGCGGTTATTTCGATGGTAATGAATTTATATATTCAGGTAAGGTTGGAACCGGTTTCGATGATGCCACTTTAAAAAAACTTCGCTCAAAACTTGATAAAATGAAGCGGAAAACGAGTCCTTTCAAAACTGCGCCAAAATTTCCCGCAACACATTGGGTCACTCCTGAACTGGTAGCCCAATTAAAATTTACGGAATGGACAGACTCCGGCAGTATGCGCCATCCCGTTTTTCTGGGATTAAGGGAAGATAAAAAAGCCCATGAAGTGAGCAGAGAAAAAGAAACACCAACAAAAGAAGCTGTAAAAGAACTACAATCAAAAGCAGCAAAAACTGATAAACCCGAAAAGACCAAAACTATGGATATTCCCGAAAGCAAGACCGAATTTTCTAATCTGGATAAAATATTCTGGCCCAAAGAAAAATATACCAAAGGTGATGTCATAGCTTATTACGATACGGTGGCAGAATACATACTTCCCTATCTTAAAGACCGTCCGGAATCTTTAAGACGAACTCCAAACGGAATTACCAAAGACGGTTTTTTTCAGAAAAATGTAGAAGGACAGGTTCCGGATTGGATTAAAACCAGAAAGCTGAAATCAAAATCAACCGATGAAACCATAACCTACCTGCTCTGCCAGGACAAAGACACCTTGCTCTTTTTGGCCAATTGGGGTTGTATTGAAATCAATCCGTGGAGCAGCCGTGTGGGTACGCTCAACAATCCGGATTATATTATTTTTGACCTGGACCCAAACGAAGCCGGTATGGAAAAAATCATCAAAACAGCGCTCACTTTAAAAGAAATATTAGATTCACTGCAAGTGCCAGCCTATTTAAAAACCTCCGGCGGAAAAGGACTGCATGTTTTTATCCCCATACTCCCAAAATACACTTATAACCAGACACGCACTTTTTCACATATTGTCAGCCAGATGGTACTCAAAAAACTTCCGGATATTGTGAGTCTCGAAAGAAGTCCTTCCAAAAGAAAAGGAAAAGTCTATCTTGACTACCTGCAAAACGGAAAAGGAAAAACTATGGCCGGTATCTATTCGTTACGTCCCAGAGAAAATGCAACAGTAAGTACTCCTTTAGAATGGGAAGAAATCGATTCAAAATTGGATTTCAGTAATTTTAATATCAAAACGGTTCCAGTACGTCTGAAAGAAAAAGGTGATTTGTGGAAGAACTTTTTTAAGGAAAGTATTGATTTAAAATCAATTTTGGATAAGATTTAA
- a CDS encoding Ku protein translates to MKAIWKGGISFGLINIPVRLFSGSVTHRIDLDMIRKKDHCAIEFVRVCKKDGKEVPWEDIAKGYKKENGDYIVLDQSDFAKAMPEKTQTIDVFEFVMEEEIPAQYLEKPYIVEPAKEAKKTYVLLREALKKSGKVGLAKFVLRNTEHLGILKIEDNAILLIQIRFDQDLRNPSEAKIPDDVKISKKELDMAINIIDQLTDKFEPEKYKDTYKDELLKIIRKKTKEKGKPAKKETETETKPKAKKEAADDLLEQLKASLEAIKN, encoded by the coding sequence ATGAAAGCAATCTGGAAAGGAGGTATCAGTTTTGGCCTGATTAATATACCTGTACGACTCTTCAGCGGTTCGGTCACACATAGAATTGATTTGGATATGATTCGAAAAAAAGACCACTGTGCTATCGAATTTGTCCGGGTATGTAAAAAAGACGGAAAAGAAGTTCCCTGGGAAGATATTGCCAAAGGTTACAAAAAAGAAAACGGAGATTATATTGTACTTGATCAATCCGATTTTGCTAAAGCAATGCCTGAAAAGACACAGACAATAGACGTTTTTGAATTTGTGATGGAAGAGGAAATCCCGGCACAATATCTCGAAAAACCTTACATAGTTGAACCGGCAAAAGAAGCCAAAAAAACATATGTCTTATTGCGCGAAGCATTAAAAAAGTCGGGGAAAGTTGGACTGGCGAAATTTGTACTCAGAAACACGGAACATTTAGGCATCCTCAAAATTGAAGACAATGCTATCCTGCTAATCCAAATCCGTTTTGACCAGGACCTCAGAAATCCTTCCGAAGCCAAAATTCCAGATGATGTCAAAATCTCCAAAAAAGAACTTGATATGGCAATAAACATTATAGACCAGCTTACTGACAAATTTGAACCTGAAAAATATAAAGACACCTATAAAGACGAGCTTCTGAAAATCATCAGGAAAAAAACCAAAGAGAAAGGGAAGCCGGCAAAAAAAGAAACTGAAACTGAAACCAAACCGAAAGCCAAAAAAGAAGCTGCCGACGATTTATTGGAACAATTAAAAGCAAGCCTCGAAGCAATAAAGAATTAA